The genomic window aatatttttgagaatgattataaaatttctcaATATACTCAGTTGATTTACTCAAAAAGAAGTCCTCTCAAGAAAATTTACATTCCCAAGTTTAAGATTTTTGGTTGAAAGCAAGGAAACTAAGTTTTCAAAGAAAAATCTAGTATGGAAGTATCTCTCAGTAAGCTTATATTTGTCCAAATTAAGTTTAAGAAAACAAGTCTAGTCTACAATAAGATTGATCAAGAAAAGTTATCTAAAATACTTTGTGGTGCGCTTGGCATGTCACTGAGTTGACCAAGTGAGGAGCTTAGTGGTCTAATCATAGTCTGAGGAAAAgatagaaatcaaaaaaaattagagaaactcTCTTAGCCGATCAAGCCTTCATCTTAGTTGACCAAAATAGGATCTTAGCCGACTCAAGCTTTTGAATAGCTGACTAAGTCTCAGACTCAGGATAAAGACAGACAAGTGAAGATTCAAAGTATTTTTCCTGAGCTAATCTAGCTATGATCAAGTTAGCCGATCAAGACTGGAGCTTAGCCAACTCAAGAAGAAAGATAGCAAATTCAATCTtaaagataaaataacataaaaaataatataaatcatCAAGTCTTCTGAGCCAATCTAAAGAATCAGTTAGCTAATCAAGTAATCAAGTTAGCCAATTAAGAAGAGATCTGAGCTGATCCAGTCTCAAAGAGACATAATAGATAGAACAATAAAATTTTGACATCTATTATTGATCTATCTTAGAGTTTTCACTTGGTTGACTTAATATTGATGATTAGCAGACTAAGGGTCGGGATAAGCTAACTCACAGATTCTGATTAGAATAAtgactaattttttaaaatttttaaaaatatatctaagATACTATTAATGGCTATTTTCAAGCTTCCAATAGTTAGAACATTAATTGTAGACATTTTTTAAGTCATAAATGTGATGGATTCAATGAAAGAATAAGGTTTTTAAGCTTTTGAAGTTTATTGAATCATTCTTCAAATTAGtgagtaaaatttaaaaaaaaaaaggaggaaggaaTTCAAAAGCGTATTAAATTTAGTCTTTCTTACTTTCATTCAatttgaaagaaagaaagagagcatTAATCCAAGTCCACTACTCTTGAGCAAAAGTATTGAAGACTTTCTCAATCTTCTCAAACATTCAAAGAAGAAGTCCAAGCATTAAAGAATTATCTATCTTGACTTCTTCAGagcttaaaaatttttattatttttaaactttatttctatatatctttatttattattattatgataaattttttggatatagaAACTTGGAGTTAGTTCAAGCCTAAAGTTGGACGGTATAAGATTTTAAATGATATCTCCACAAAAATCAATCATGGTTGATTGTGAGTCCAAAATAAAACAATCGGTTGTAAGATTGTAATTGGTAATCTAGATAaaactaattagattggattatgAATCCGAGAAAATAATCGGACTATAATCTTAAAGAGATTATAGTTgaaattttcaaataaatttaGTTGGAGAGTGGACATAGATACTGAATTTagtaccaaaccactataaatctttttatatttatgattgtgtTGCTTTGCTTACTTTGTTATTTCTGCTACTttttttattatctactaatcacttcacaaatacttttaaaattattattgggcACAAGTAGCTTAAGTTATTTTTAAGAAACTCAATTCACTTCTTTCTTGGGTTGCTATCTTTAGAAAACAAAAGTATACTGTAAACTTATTGGCAGAAATGGTTACAAATTTTTCACTACCATTGACAGATCCTAACTCGACAATAGCACACATTATGTTACTCTCAAGTAGCTCAAGGCTGCGAAAGCACGGATTCTCTGTAGTGCACGGTTTGCATCTAGAGTACTATGCAACGCTCAACCAAAACCATTAGAAGATGGGCAGCCATCAAACAAAATGACCTTACGTTTCGTGcatagtatattttttttttgatggtcaTCCATCTCCTAATGATGGTTATTGAGTACCATATAGCACTCTTGATTTTATGTTTCATATATGATATGTCTTATTTAATGGTCATCCATATAATAGTGGTTATTGAGTACTTCACAACACTCAGCGGTACAAACATACATTGCAGAGGATCCTTATCTAAAATAAATGCATCAATTCCTTGGCACGTGAGCAAGGAGAGAGCATTGAAGAGTCTTAGAAAGCGATTATTTTGAGCCATGACCATTTTGTAGGGGACAAAAACTCCAAGGTCGTTGGATTTTTGTGGGTAATGAACCGAATGAACCAGGTGCAGGAATCTATTACCCATCAAAGTTTGGGCAGTGTTTGGTCAGACGGACACGACACAATGGCAAAACTTGTTGGCGTTTTGCCTTTGTGCCTGGCCTAAATTTGGTGCCATAAGTTGATCTCAGACTAAGTGTTTGGCATGATTAAATTAGCAGAAGAATAGGATAGAGTGTTGCCCTACCATGGTACGTACAAAGAAGCAGCACATCGCGTTCAGTATTCCACACCACCTCTCCATCCCATAAGCTTTTATCTAATTGCAGCAAAGCAAAGGTTGATATGCTGATGTTTAGATATATTTGTGAAGTGGATGCCTTCTCTCTCTTGACATTTCTTCAATAACTCTTTGAAGAATACATAATTCTTTTTAGGATAACAGTGAGAGAACTACCAATCATTTCAAAGAAATGTCGATGAATCAAAGTTGTTTCAGGTTTTgaaattctagatcaaaattttgcAATATTTGAAGTCTTAAAATTATAAGGTAATTGTGGAAGAAATATTCAAATTGGACCCAACTTATAATGTTGAAATCGCACTGCAAGTATATTACTTACAAAGTTAAGATTCACTCATGCAAGGAGAACAATTTTAAACTCTgtttttgaaaactatgaaaattTTCCTTTGTTGGGTTTCATAAAGCTGGAGTTTCATAATTAAGAGCTAGAGAACATGGGTGCAGAGATTTCTATATTTGGGACTGAAATTTTGAGTTATTGCGGAGAATTGAGTTTGTTAAATTTTTGTTTGTATATTAGTTTTAAAAACCCAAATCCCACTTTTCTTTTGCATTAGATTTCTCTTTACCTCTGTCCAGTAGTCCAACAGTTTAATCAAACTATTAGAAAATGATAAAATGGGGTGCACCTTATGGAAAAATGATGCCAACATTTTACAAATTTCAGTTAGGGATCCAATTTATTCATTGGTAACATTGTCAAATggtcaaacaaaaaaaataaaggaagaaaGAACAAAACTTTCGCTCTcccaatttttaaattttaatctgaAAAAAATGGTCACTTGATATGAGTAATACAGTTCACTACTATATGGCTATATCATGAGAATACTAGTTTGCCATATGTACCTAAATGATGCACTCGTTTCTCTTCATATAGGTTTTATATATAATTCATTCTAAGCCAATAAATATGTTTAGACAAGGGAGTAGTTGGTTTAAGCAATTCCAATTCATCCCTCTTACATTGAAATCAAAGAGTCATGAATGGATGTAAGAGATACGTGAGCATCATGATGGACCCATATCTATGTTTGATCATGAGCAATGAATGAAATAATCACCTttagcattttttttcttttacatggtCTATTATTTGATAAGAGGAGTGAGACTCTGAAATAAAGATAGGGATGGATAATTTTTattctgatattaaaaaatatatatatttttttttatttttaaaaatttaatttaaatttttttataatatttaaatctcAATTCGATTCGATGCAAAAGTAACGGGGGAGCGTGGCTATCCTAGCTTGCATTTCAATACATCCCAGTTCCGGCCACCAGCCACTAGGGACCCCTTGTACCACCTAATCAATTAGGTTCGGTACGACCTAGTCCAATCGGGTCTACCAAGCACCAGAATCAAGCCGAGCCATTTAGCCAAGCCCAGACTGCAACCTAAGCCGAGCCAGACCAGCTTGTCTCGTGGGTCCCACTCCCCAGTCCTCTCTCCAAGTGCACTTCCCCGGTGAAAGTAAAACCTCTCCATTTTTCGATTCCCCTCCCAACGCTCCCCACTACAAATACCTTCTCCCTCCCCTTTCTCTGGCGCTCTCTCCTTTTAAGtttccagagagagagagagagagatgccggATACTGCCGTATAGGGCGGCGATCAACGATCGAGGGATCGGGACCGGCGGAGTCGGCGATCGTCGGATTGGGTGGGGGGTTTCGATGACGGTGTTCGGGCACGGGATGGTGGTCGCCGGCAGTggcggagggggagggggaggagggAGTAAGTTGGGGAGGCAGCAGGTGTGGCCTGTAGAATACGAGACGGAGGCGGCGTCGCGGAGGCTGGTGGAGGCAGCGGAGCGGGGGGATCTGAGGGTGGCGGCGGAGTGCCTGGCGGATCCGATGGTGGATGTGAACTACTCCGGGGCGGTGTGCCTCAAGTGGCGGTGGGCGGAGGTGGTGCTCCGGGAGGAGGCCCCCGACGAGGTTCGTGTCGAGTACGAGGAGCTCCGCACCGACGTCTCCGCCCTCTTCCTCGCCGCCCGCTCCGGCCACCTCCCCCTCGTCCGCAAGCTCCTGGTACCATTCCTATCtctgccccctttttttttcttgaaaaagctTCGATTATATCCGATTTTCCTTTTTGTTTCTAATCTCCAATCGCTTTTTTCGAGGAAAAGAAAATCCGAATCGGAAAGTTGAGTTTGGATTTTAGGGCATTTCAATTTTTATAGCAGAATTATTGGTTCTCTTCgatatattttttcatttttcaaggaaaaaaaaaaaaaaaggctgaaaCGACATGCTCAAAACTTCGactatttttgtttttttgtttttttcgtTTTACTAATTTCCCTTTGGCCTCCAGGATTTTGATATTCCTACCCTTCTATATTTTACTACCACTTTCTCTGACCCCTGTGAGACCGCCCGGACTATTTAGGCGTGTAATTGCATTTAATACAATAACAACTCCTGTAAATATCCGCTGGCTTTTAGTCTCCTGTTCGGTAGACTGATACCCAAGGGGCCATACGTATCACCAGAAGTTTTCTCGCCGTGGGATTTTGGTACGCAGCACCAATGTTCTTGTGCCCCTTGGAATGACGAGAGAAGAGTAGGGTTGCGCCACCATCATTTTTTGCCATATCTGTGCCTGTCAGAGAGCGCCGATTTCTTCATGAGAGTGTATATATCAAACCAGGGGAAggcatttatgaattttttggatttttttttaatgaatttatcCCGAAATATCTGACATTTTTCATGGTCTCTGTACCGTTAGGAAGCCCTTAATTCCGTGTCCTCCCTATGAAGTTAATATCCGCTTACGCCGTTTAAACATGAATGCGCCGTACATTGCCACGTGGACTTGGCTCCCCATTCGAAGATTCCAAGCGGTTAAGCCGCTCCCTCTTTCTTTTCGCGATGGAAGCCGCTCCCTCTTGACAACCATCCGGATGGTCTCCGGTCCCCTCATCACCTCAATTTGCTGTGTCATAATCCCAGCCGTCAAATCCACTGATCTCCTCTTTTCCTTGATCTAATTAGGTTGTTGCAGGGATTATTAGGGGGACAAGAACAGGAGTTTAGCTCCAGTATCACGGTCTCGTGATTCCTGTGGGCCGATGGTGCGCGGACTGATAACCCCATTGCCCCCTCACGCACCGACTCTCTGGCTCCCAGCTGGCCGTGCGGCACGCACCCATCTGGGGATAAATGGGACTGGGTCACGTGAGGTAACCAGATGGGTACGTAAGGCCGCCCCCTCTCGACCTCATTTCGCTTTCCTCTCGGCCTTCGTGCCACACTTCACTATTGCCGGCGAACTATACCGAGGTACCACGGCGCCGTATCCGCCGGCACCATTAGATCCAGACCATCCATTTTCCATTCCACCTATTTTGGCAGTCCTGCATTGGGTTGCAATTTGTTGGCCCCACCCAGGGCATGGTTAACATGCGACTTCGGTGTGCTGTAGTGATGAGGTGCGCCATCACTGGCCATTAAAATGATGATCTGCTGCATGATCTTCAATAATTGTACCAGTACACCATCGCGCATTTGCTACATTAATTATCGTATCCTGAATTGCTTCAGCTCTGAGTTTGCTGCTATCTTTCGAGACTAATTAATGAACATTTCAGTCCTTTCGTTTTGTTTTTGGCCTGCCTAGTTTGACAGGCGCCTCTGTTCGCTGAGAGCGACCGGTGAGTACAGAGCGAGTGAAAAAAAGGAACACGGGCGGTGGGTCGACACACGCACATTCCCACTGTTGTTAGGTCGTCTCAGCCGTACGGTTGTCCGTACTCGTCTCCTCCTTTGCTCTTACTCTATGATTGCCAGCTGTCCCCTTTGGAAACGCTCACCTCTGCCAGGTTCCGTGGGATCCATCTTGGTCGGTGCTATCGTCCTTATATGATCAGACGGCTCTTAAAGTTGCATATACCTTTTATCTTAGGCCACGTTGGTTCTAGTTTGCATTGATTGATGGACCCCTCCCAGGTGCCCGGAATTTAGACCTTTTAACAAGAACAAAACTAAATCCATTCCCCCTCTACAGAGAGATCTTGCCGGGCTCGTATCTTTAGGGCCGTACCTCATTACTGCCAAGTTCTTGTCGCTTAGCCATTCGCAAAATTTGTTCTTGTATTGTCTTTTGGTGATGGTTTGACTGGTTGATTGGAGGATTGTGAATGGTTGGGAGCAGGAGGCGGGAGCGGACGTGAACCAAAAGCTGTTCAGGGGGTATGCGATGACCGCGGCGGCGAGGGAGGGGCGGGTGGAGGTGGTGGAGgtgctgctgaaggcgggggccTCGCAGCCGGCGTGCGAGGAGGCGGTGGTGGAGGCATGCTGCCACGGGCGTGCAAGGCTGGCGGAGCTCCTCATGGGCGCCGACCTCGTCCGCCCACATGTCGCCGTGCATGCGCTCGTCTCTGCTGCTGCCCGGGGGTTTGTCGACGTTGTGGACGCCCTTATCCAGGTATGCATCATCGGCACCTATTAATTGTCGTTCATGTCATTTTACCAAAGCTTGTAAGGGTATTTATGTCACGTGGGTTTTGGTAGAGACTttgttttagtcccacatcggctaTTTTAAAATCAGTATATAGCTTTACAAAGTAAGGAAGCGGCTTTTTAGGCGTGTTCGTTGAAAGGAGAGACGGTTGGCATCTCCCCTGACAGGGACGGGAACAGCCTTCGGGCTTTCCTGTTATACACGCGGTTAAGGCTACCCGCTGCGGCggatcttatccaaatttttttaacaaaaaaaataattataaaataaacttAAGAAGTGGGTAACTGAAAATATCAGGAATTGAATTTTACATTATTGAAATAAACTTATGAAAGAGTAGAAAATCTAGTGCAAACGATTTGTGCGGTCTAGTGGTTCCCAGAAATCCTGCTCAAAAATTTAATAGAAATTTTTATTGGACCAtcagttaattaattaaattatctaattaatCAAGTTGAATTAATTAATTCAGTTGCATACTGAGCCCTCTGTGAACATATAGAATAGAACTCACAATTTGATTCATACATACAGTAAAATTATAGTTAAAATATTAAACACGATAATCCATTTGAGTATGATTTACAGTGCATTTAAGTAGTTTTTGTCTAATTTATAAATTGTAACAAGTGTAGATGCTCCAGTAGTAGATTGAATACAATTTTTGGCTCAATTTATGAATGTTGTTAATATCTCCTGCAGTGTGGGGTGATCCAAATGCAACTGATCGCATGCTACTCCGCTCGTTGAAGCCATCACTGCACATCAACGTCAACTGTACAGCTCTGGTCGCCGCCATCGTCAGTCGGCAGGTCGCTGCCGTCCGACGGTTACTTCAGGTACGACCCCAAACTCACTTATTAGCAGCTAAACACAAGTCTTCGGCATAAATGTTTGATACCGTTTTGATCCAGGCCGGAGTGAGGACAGACATCATGGTGAGGTTGGGTGCATGGTCATGGGACACTGCAACTGGAGAGGAGCTCCGGGTGGGAGCCGGGCTCGCCGAGCCCTACAGCGTTACCTGGTGTGCCGTCGAATACTTCGAATCCACCGGAACGATACTGCGACTGCTCCTCCATCACTCCTCCCCCACCAACACCTTCCACTTCGGCCGGACCCTTCTCCATCATGCCATCCTTTGTGCCAATCCACGTGCTGTCCAGACCCTCCTGGCCTGTGGAGCCGACTGTGAGCTCCCAGTGAAAACCACCAGGAAGAACGAGTTCCAGCCCATCCACATGGCCGCCCGGCTTGGCCACCCTTCAATCTTGCAAATCTTGATCCATAACGGGTGTGACCTCGATTCAAGAACAGAGTCCGGGGAGACTCCATTGATGCTATGCGCACGGTACAAGCATGATGATTGCCTTGAAGTTCTTGTATCCGCTGGTGCTGACCTTGGCCTGGTTAACTCTTCTGGTGCCTCAGCTGCATCGATTGCTGCTGCAAACCGGTGGAGCATCGGCTTCCGACGTGCTGTTCTTGATGTTATCAGGTCAGGGAAGGTTCCTTGTTCGACTGATCCATCCATGTTCTCTCCATTGATATTTGCAGCACGCTTTGGCGATGTCGAAGCTTTGGAAGTACTGCTGATGCAA from Elaeis guineensis isolate ETL-2024a chromosome 9, EG11, whole genome shotgun sequence includes these protein-coding regions:
- the LOC105051605 gene encoding LOW QUALITY PROTEIN: uncharacterized protein (The sequence of the model RefSeq protein was modified relative to this genomic sequence to represent the inferred CDS: inserted 2 bases in 2 codons), with amino-acid sequence MTVFGHGMVVAGSGGGGGGGGSKLGRQQVWPVEYETEAASRRLVEAAERGDLRVAAECLADPMVDVNYSGAVCLKWRWAEVVLREEAPDEVRVEYEELRTDVSALFLAARSGHLPLVRKLLEAGADVNQKLFRGYAMTAAAREGRVEVVEVLLKAGASQPACEEAVVEACCHGRARLAELLMGADLVRPHVAVHALVSAAARGFVDVVDALIQCGXDPNATDRMLLRSLKPSLHINVNCTALVAAIVSRQVAAVRRLLQAGVRTDIMVRLGAWSWDTATGEELRVGAGLAEPYSVTWCAVEYFESTGTILRLLLHHSSPTNTFHFGRTLLHHAILCANPRAVQTLLACGADCELPVKTTRKNEFQPIHMAARLGHPSILQILIHNGCDLDSRTESGETPLMLCARYKHDDCLEVLVSAGADLGLVNSSGASAASIAAANRWSIGFRRAVLDVIRSGKVPCSTDPSMFSPLIFAARFGDVEALEVLLMQPEVNIDERDENGFTPVMVAAKEGNVDAFRFLVFAGANVKLRNRAGETAITLSQSNSNSDLFEQVMLEFALEKGNAGGFYALHYAARRGDLAAVRLLTSRGCDVDMADGDGYTPLMLAAREGHGAVCELLIASGARCNVKTHXGETALSLARMNVKFGNEAEGVILDEVARVLVLEGRCVMKHTKGGKGSPHGKVLRMVGGAGVLRWGKSSCRNVVCREAEVGGSLAFRRNRKAKRDAFEAGLFRVVTTKGREVHFVCEGGKEVAELWVRGIRLVTKAAFGKGEK